The window ttcatttttctcaatGCTAAAATCAACACATAGAGAGACACATAGTCAACCAATCAACtgataaatacacaaacaattaaatcaataaataaatacattatgaataaataaataaataaactgcatgtaagtaaataatttaaaacattctcagtctaacacacagacaggtttCAGTTGTTGGTGAGTAGAGATGAAGCCAGCTGGTCGACTCTGAATAGATGGATTTTGATTTCCCTCCTGATCAGCTCCCAGGCTTCAGCACTGTGACCCTACAGACAgaagaatattattattattattacaacatGCTGGATGCGTCCAACCACAGTGTCTCACATCTAAGACCAAAGTGAATGGGACAGATAACTTACCATTCGCTTGACGTGGTCTGAGAGAGTGTGGAAATATTTGGTCAGGTCATGGTTTTTCTTCTTGTGGCTGTGACTCCCAATCTACATGAATCAGAAGCaaaataatttagaaaatacgtcttcattcaaataaatctcCATCACACAGTCACAATGGACACATGTAGACGGGAtttcactgtgacagaaatCTAATTAAATGTAACAGTACATTGCATTAACTcaagtacttaagtacagttttgaagtacttgtacgtTACTTGAGTATTTAATTTTTCTACTACgcaattcagagggaaataatGTACTTTATCCTCCATTACattttatctgacagctttagttacttttttttactcttttgacATGAAATAAGACAAGCTTTATGTAACAgaagtttgttttctcttctttccttcacAAATTATCATCTCACAGtccttcagatttatctgctgattcTTATAAAATTCTGAAGAtcaaataattacaataaaatgctgcttacacactgattcatcagtaataaaaatgtactttattaaaCAAATTTAATATTGTCACAgcctgattttctgcaaaacaagtacttttacttttaaataatacttatttacttttactgaagtaaaggatgtgagtacttcttccagTGCTGGGCTCTACTTACACAGGGACGCAGACCATGAATCTGCCTGTTCACAACACTGACAAAgtcctcctctgtcttcttctgcCATGATGCAGAGCTGTGATCCTTCTTAAACAACTTAGCCAACTCCTTCAGAACCTGCACGATGAAAACAAGACGCTCCCCAGCCTGGAATGAGGAAATAAACAATCACATATTACATTCATGTCACTTTTTCACAGCTGTGACCAcacttttctctgaaaacaacaaagaaagaaacttATTTCAGGATGACTTACTGATGCTTTGGACGCCTGAATGTACAGATCACGAGGGAAGGCCACCTCCAGTTCAGCATCCTCAGTGGTGTTGGTGGAATTATTTGcctgcatcacacacaaacaaatcacgTGTTAAAGTACAGACAACTAATTAAAGTGAGTCCATTAAGATAACTAAATCAATGTAAACAACCTTTTAAAAGCACACTTACCATCGTATCCAGTAGCTCCAAAGAGTTTTCAGTGTGCTGTCTGAATTTATGTCTCAACCATCTGCAGCTCAGCGAGGATCCTGCGCTGTACAGACTGAGGAGCAGGCAAGCAAAGAAAATCctgttcatcatttttaaaaaggtataaTTTGCTTTTGTGAAGCGCAAATTCAGATGAGTCCTGGTGATCTGTTTGAGCAGACCTGCAGCGCCTCATTTATATCAGTGTgcacctttttcattttccaaacaCCTGCGGGAAACACTTGTGTGACTTCACGCGGTTCAAAggtcaaaataaacataaacataacaacATGTTACACATTTCAGATTTGATATTGCGTCAGTATGAAAGATTTATcccacaataaataaatatcacagtTAAGTTAAAATATCACGCCTGGTACGAATGAAAAAAGACTAAACTGCTATATAGTAATACCAAAGACAATGCATGTAATAGAATAcctaaaaacatcaaatcaaacacagtttACTGTTGATGAATTGATTGGAATATGTCAGTATTCGATATGGGAAATTATAGTATTATTATAGgaatattattgtgatttttcaagggcaactaataataataatacctttatttatatatttatatagcacttttaaaacaagttacaaagtgttctacataaaatgaaaaaatacgaTAAAAACCCAACAATGAAtagaataatataataaaatgataaaatacatcgAAATGTAATAACAccaataataaaatcaatgttaTAAATAGTTGGTCTAGAAATTTGTGGACACCCAAAATTAATTCTCCTTGAATGTAATCCCTGTCACTGATAAAGGTTTTAGgatatttgaacatttatttatgtatttaatttcgTTAGTTTACaatgttttggatttttgaGATTTCAGGCATCGTTTTTTTGATGACGTCATCACCTCTCTTTCAGTCTGCACGCTGGTCAATGAGATGGAAAATGTATTATAAAGAGATAATTGTTGGAATTACATCATGTGTGGACTAGCAATAATCATTCTGTGTCCACTCAGTGCAGTAAATGGGAAGTTCccacaaagagaaaatgaaagtcagTGTGTGACTGCGGCTGCGCGGTGACGCTCATTCATAACTGATCAGTAACATTTCAGcttgttttcatcagaatgtGGCTGTTTATACAGTAAACTGCagagtattaataatctaatttgATTCACATCTCTTGTCCTTGTAGActtttgaaaaaacacacacacaatacaataaaaacaacgtGCTACAAACCACAAATGAAAATACTAATTAGAATGAAACTAccatagaaataaaacacaatcaatAAATGCTGGTTACTTTTCAGACTCTTCATGATGTACATGACAAATATAATAGGCTACTAGTCTGTAAAATGAAAAGGTGAAGGAGAATCCTCCTTCAATAGGCTTCCTGGTTCTCACAAACCACCGATCAGCCACAGCATTAAACCCACCTGCCTAATATTG is drawn from Thunnus thynnus chromosome 20, fThuThy2.1, whole genome shotgun sequence and contains these coding sequences:
- the LOC137171712 gene encoding interferon a3-like — encoded protein: MMNRIFFACLLLSLYSAGSSLSCRWLRHKFRQHTENSLELLDTMANNSTNTTEDAELEVAFPRDLYIQASKASAGERLVFIVQVLKELAKLFKKDHSSASWQKKTEEDFVSVVNRQIHGLRPCIGSHSHKKKNHDLTKYFHTLSDHVKRMGHSAEAWELIRREIKIHLFRVDQLASSLLTNN